The region TCGCCGCTCACCATCGGCGGGGTGACGTTCGCGAAGGGCCTCGGCACGCATGCCGACTCGTCGGTGAAGGTCTACCTCGGCGGTCAGTGCAGCACCTTCACCGCCAGCGTCGGGCTCGACGACTCGAAGGACGAGAAGGGCGAGGGAGACGTGATCTTCCGCGTGCTGGGTGACGGCGACGTGCTGAAGGACACCGGCTCGATCACCTGGGCCGACCCCGCGAAGGCGATCTCGGTCGACGTCACCGGCGTCGAGGTGCTCGAGCTGGCGGTCGACACCAACGGCCCGAACTACCGCGACCACGCGGACTGGGCTGACGCGAAGCTGGTCTGCGCGTCATAGGCGCCTGAAAGGACACGAGGGGGCGGATGCCTGGCATCCGCCCCCTCGTTATGCATCGTCACCCGCGCGGCGGGGCGGTGGATGCCCGGATCACCAGCTCGGGGTGCAGGTCGGAGACCTCGTCGGCGTCGGTGCCCTCGATGTGCGCGATGAGCCGCAGGGCCGCTGCCCGCCCCATCTCCTCGAAGGGCTGCCGCACGGTGGTGAGAGCGGGGGAGGCGTAGGCGGCGAGGGCGATGTCGTCGACGCTGACGACCGACACGTCCTCGGGAACGCGGCGACCGGCCTCATGCAGGGCGCGGATCAGCCCGAAGGCCATCTCATCGCTCGAGACGAACACCGCCGTGGCGTCGGGGATCGCGGCGATCGTGCGGCCAGCGCGATAGCCCGACTCGGGCGTCCACTCCCCGGGGATCACCGGCGGAGGCACGATGTCGCGCTCGCGCAGAGCCTGCTCCCACGCCTCGCGGCGGTGCCGCCCCTCGATCCAGTACTCGTCGCCGCCGACGTGCCATACCGTGCGGTGGCCGAGGTCGAGCAGGTGCTCGACCGCGAGGCGCCCGATCGCGTGCTGGTCGACGAGCAGCGGAGCATCGGGCTGCAGTGAGGCGACCTCGCTGCGCGTCGACGGGGTGCGCTCGGTGCGAGCGCGCATCGCGGGGCTGTCGAGCTCGATCGGCACGCCGAGCACGATGCCCTCGGCGCCCTGCCGTTCGAGGCGGTCGAACGCGTCGAGGAACGCGGAGCTCGACGAGTGGTCGGCCACCGAGGCGGTGGTCACCGTGTAGCCGTTCGCCGCCGCCGCCTTCTCGACGCCGGCTCCGAGCGCTGCAGACGAGTAGCGATCGGTCGACACGACGATCATGCCGAGGATGCGGGTGCGTCCTGATGCCAGCGAGGCGGCCGCCGCGTGGATGCGATACCCGAGGGTCTCGATCGCGGCGTGCACCCGCTGGGCCGTGTCCGGCCGCACGTTCGGGTGGCCGGAGAGCACCCGTGAGACGGTCTGAGCGCTGACCCCGGCGACCCGCGCGACATCGATCTGATTCGGGGCGCGATCGGCGCCCTGGCGACGGGGTGACATGCGGCAATGGTAACGGTATCCCCGCGGAATCACGGCAATCTGAGCCTGGTGCTGTGCGGTAATGTGATCGCAAACATCCCTGGTCGTCGGCAGTGATCGGAACACCCATGTCCTCAGCATCCCCCTCTCTCACCTGGCGCGAGGGTGAGATCCTCCGCGACGGCGAGCCGCACCGCATCCTGTCCGGAGCGGTGCACTACTTCCGTATCCACCCCGACCAGTGGGAAGACCGGCTGCGGCGCCTCGCGGCGATGGGCGCGAACACCGTCGACACGTACATCCCGTGGAACTTCCACGAGCGGGTCGAGGGCGACATCGACTTCACCGGCTGGCGCGACGTCGCGCGTTTCATCCGCCTCGCCGGCGAGGTGGGGCTCGACGTGTACGTACGGCCCAGCCCGTACATCTGCGCCGAGTGGTCGAACGGCGGCATCCCGTTCTGGCTCTCCGCCCGCACGTCGGCCCTGCGCACCAGCGATCCCGTCTTCACTGAAGCCGTCGATCGCTGGTTCGACGCGCTGATCCCGCAGCTCGCGCCGCTGCAGGCGGCGCACGGCGGGCCCATCCGTCTCATCCAGGTCGAGAACGAGTACGGCTCGTTCGGGTCGGACGCCGCCTATCTCGCGCATCAGCGGGACGCCCTCGTCTCGCGTGGCATGGTCGAGCTGCTCACGACCGCCGACGGCACCATGGCCGACATGGTGCGCAACGGCAGCATCCCCGGCGTGATGGGCACGTTCACCTTCGGCACCGGCGTGCAGGAGGCCGTCGCCCTGCGCCGCGACGACCACCACCTGATGTGCAGCGAGCTGTGGGGCGGCTGGTTCGACCACTGGGGCGAGAGGCACCATGTGCGATCGGCTGACAGCATGATCTCGACAGTGCGCGAGCTGCTCGACGCCGGCGGATCGGTGAGCATCTACATGGCGCACGGCGGCACGAATTTCGGGCTCTGGGCCGGCGCCAACCATGACGGAAGGCATATCCAGCCGACGATCACCTCGTACGACTCCGACGCCCCCATCGGCGAGGACGGCTCCCTGAACGACAAGTTCGCCGCCCTCCGCGAGGCGTTCGCTCCGTTCCATGCGGCAGAGCTGCCGCCGGTTCCGGATGCCCCTGAGCACCAGTCCGCGGCATCCGCCCCTCTCGTGCCGGTCTCCTCGCTGCTCGATGTCGTGCGTGCGCAGCGGGTCGCCGCGACCTCGGCGCAGCCGCTCACCTTCGAGCGCCTCGGCGCCGAGGACGGCCTCGTCGCCTACGAGGCGGAGCTGTCGTTCCCGCCGGCATCGACGCTGTCGATCCTGGGGCTGCGCGACCGCGCAGTGCTGTACATCGGCGACGAGCGCGTGGGGGTCATGGAGCATGACGGCGAGCACACGGTCTCGCTGCCCGCCCAGGGCGGCGTCGGCCGGCTGACGATCGTGGTCGAGAGCCTCGGTCGCATCAATTACGGCCCGCTGACCGGGGAGCACAAGGGCATCCTGCGGGGCGTCGTGCTCAACGGCCGCCGCTATGTGCACGGCTGGCAGCACCGCGTGCTGCCGCTCGACGCCCCTCTCGACGGCGCAGGCGGCGCGGGCGCCGCGGCGGGCCAGGAGGGCCTCGCGGTGGCATCCCTCACCGTCTCGCGCCCCGCCGACGCCTGGCTCGCGCTGCCGGGTTCTGCCAAGAGCCTGGTCTGGCTCAACGGCTTCCTGCTCGGACGCCTGTGGGAGAGAGGCCCGCAGGTCACGCTCTACGCGCCCGGTCCGCTGTGGCGCGAGGGCGAGAACGAGATCGTCGTGCTCGACACCGACCGCCTCGGCGCCACGATCGAGATCCGCGAGGCAGCCGAGTACGGCCAGGTCGAGGAGTTCATCGGGTCGTGATCTGAGGTGCCGGCCCGCCGCATATAGGGATTTGTCCCGATGCAGCTCCACCCCCTCAGCGAGGAGTGTAGGGCTGCACGGAAAGAGGAGATCCCATGTACGAGCACCCCTATCTCACATACCAGGCCAGCATTGTCGAGACCGAGCGTCTCGCGCAGGCGGCGGAGCGCCGTCGGATCATCGCCGACAACCCCTCGCGCGTCGTCGCCCGCGACGGCTTCGTGACGCGGATGCTGCGCCGGGCACTGTCTGCACGGATGAGCCGCGCCGAGGCGTCGTGCCCCGCGGGCGCCCGCTGCGTCGCCGCTGAGGCGTGACGCTCAACGCAGCAGCCCCTCCTGTCGGCGGCCGGTGGCACGATGAGAGCATGTCCCTCATCGTGCCGACCGCCGACATGGTGGGCCGTGACGCCGAACTGGCCGCGCTCGGCGCTGCCCTTCAGCGGGCCGTGGGCGGCGAGGCGGCAGCCGTGCTCGTCGCGGGCGAGGCCGGCATCGGCAAATCGCGCCTGCTGCGCGAGTTCCGCGAGCAGACGGCCGATGCCGCGCTCGTCCTGACCGGGTGGTGCCTCGACTACGGATCGACCCCGGCGCCCTACGCCCCGCTGCCCGCCATCCTCCGCGGGGCGCTCGCCGCGCTCGGCGATTCCGCGGCCGAAGCCGCCGGTCCCGCGCGCGCAGCGCTCCGCATCCTCCTGCCCGAGCTGGGCGATGTCGCGCTCGACCGCGCCGCCGGGCCGGAGGTGCTGCGCGAAGCGCTGGCCAACGTGCTCGAGGCGGCTGCGGCCAGGCATCCGCTCGTCATCGTCGTCGAAGACCTGCACTGGGCCGATGACGCGACGCTGTCGACCATGTCGTTCCTGCTGCGCGCCCTCGCCGGCAGCCGCATCCTGTTCGTGCTCACCTGCCGAGTCGACGAGGTCCGGC is a window of Microbacterium esteraromaticum DNA encoding:
- a CDS encoding LacI family DNA-binding transcriptional regulator, translating into MSPRRQGADRAPNQIDVARVAGVSAQTVSRVLSGHPNVRPDTAQRVHAAIETLGYRIHAAAASLASGRTRILGMIVVSTDRYSSAALGAGVEKAAAANGYTVTTASVADHSSSSAFLDAFDRLERQGAEGIVLGVPIELDSPAMRARTERTPSTRSEVASLQPDAPLLVDQHAIGRLAVEHLLDLGHRTVWHVGGDEYWIEGRHRREAWEQALRERDIVPPPVIPGEWTPESGYRAGRTIAAIPDATAVFVSSDEMAFGLIRALHEAGRRVPEDVSVVSVDDIALAAYASPALTTVRQPFEEMGRAAALRLIAHIEGTDADEVSDLHPELVIRASTAPPRG
- a CDS encoding glycoside hydrolase family 35 protein, producing MSSASPSLTWREGEILRDGEPHRILSGAVHYFRIHPDQWEDRLRRLAAMGANTVDTYIPWNFHERVEGDIDFTGWRDVARFIRLAGEVGLDVYVRPSPYICAEWSNGGIPFWLSARTSALRTSDPVFTEAVDRWFDALIPQLAPLQAAHGGPIRLIQVENEYGSFGSDAAYLAHQRDALVSRGMVELLTTADGTMADMVRNGSIPGVMGTFTFGTGVQEAVALRRDDHHLMCSELWGGWFDHWGERHHVRSADSMISTVRELLDAGGSVSIYMAHGGTNFGLWAGANHDGRHIQPTITSYDSDAPIGEDGSLNDKFAALREAFAPFHAAELPPVPDAPEHQSAASAPLVPVSSLLDVVRAQRVAATSAQPLTFERLGAEDGLVAYEAELSFPPASTLSILGLRDRAVLYIGDERVGVMEHDGEHTVSLPAQGGVGRLTIVVESLGRINYGPLTGEHKGILRGVVLNGRRYVHGWQHRVLPLDAPLDGAGGAGAAAGQEGLAVASLTVSRPADAWLALPGSAKSLVWLNGFLLGRLWERGPQVTLYAPGPLWREGENEIVVLDTDRLGATIEIREAAEYGQVEEFIGS